The segment tgcatgtatgtgtttttgtattggtgGGAATCAAGCCCACGCTCCTGAGCCACAAAGGACCACATTCCAGAACCTCATCCCCTTGTTGTTCCCTTTTATTGACTTCTTTGACATGACATCAGCATTGCTACTTCCTGTAATTCTGAGCGCTACCCAGAATACATCAGTCCAGGACGACAAACCAAAACAGGTCACCTAACTGGCCAGCGGAAGAAAAACACATGTCTCCTTCTTTAcactgataaaaataaatacatgagaTTAGAACAAAACTCTTCACTTGAATTGTGTACAGTATTCCTTCCCTTGGCTAGCATTTATAGCAGTGACAGAGTGCATATATGACAGTGACAATAAATAAGTTGAACACAGACTTGGGTTAAAGATTTCTGAAAAAATACTAAGCAATGTTAATACCGCCTGGAAGATTGCTAGTGCAGAGCCAAACGCTGTTCAGTTTGACCGGTTTGCGTATGGGGTTTGTGTGTATAAAATTCTGTACAGCTGCTGGTTACCTGGAAAACGTTGTGAGAATGAACACTTCTTACTCCGGCGTACTGCACCTTTAAGAGAAGCAAAGGCGAGTGACAACAGTTTGATGGTAATTTTTGTATTTACTTAACAACTAGCTTCCCGTTGGTCCCACCCTCTTTGAACACATAAGAACAACCATTTGAACGTAAAATTACACACATGACCCAGTAGGCTAAAAAGCTAATGTTAACGCATTGAAAGCCCATCAGGTGACTGACCACCTGGGGCCAGAAGCAGTCCCAAATACTGTACAGTAGTACTCAGTCAACATACTGTGGCGTGAGGGGAGACAGTCAAAGCTTCCCGTTTCACAGCAAAATAACAAGCCTGCTGGCATTCCTGTCTAAAGAAATGCGCCTCACCCTCTCCGTCTGAAGGCAAGAGTTAtgtccgtgtgtctgtctgtgcttcACTGGACGAGGACACACGGAGGAGCTGTCCTTCTCTGTAGCAGAGACTAGCGGCTCTGTTGTCGTCTTCTGGCCAGGGTCGCCccgttgtgggtgtgtgtgtgtgtgtgtgtgtgtggatctttGGGCTCAGCAAATTATTCTGGAACTGTGCAGAAAAGATTGGTTCCCCTTTTCAAATGCAGaaataaaatgaaaaataacAGACCCTTTTTCTGGGGTTGGTGGGGTTGCTCTGTTCCATATAAGATGTTAAGAGGGGAGGTTGAGGGGCATTGGTTGGTGTGGTGGCGGCCGGTGTGCTGTGTGCGTACAGTATGTGAGTGTGTCAAAATAACACAGTTCTGTTTCAAGGTGTTGGTAAGTAGCTGTTTTACTCGCGGCGGGTGTTCCTCGTGGGGGTGTTGGGGGGCGTTAGGGTCaggtttcgggtcataggtcagTTCTGCTCCAGGTCGTCTGCCGTGGGTGTGTTGTAGCTCTGGAAGAGGGGCTGCATGAACAGCCCCAAAGTCCCAGtaatgcacacaaacacaaatatcCACAGGAAGAGCCGGTCAATCACCATGGCAACATACTTCCAGTCCTCAATGACCTGTGGCAGGATACAAAAAGAGCGATACACGATTAATAATATTTTGACAATAGAAGCACAATACTGTCGGCTCAAAACTATTGAAAGGGCTCTGAGTGAAAAGACATAGAAACTGTAAGAAACTGAAAATGTGATGTATCGGTTGTGTATGTGGTTTCTGCTCATATCATCTCAAGGCTATCCTtccaccacacacaaacacacacactcaccccctcaTCGTTGTCCTCACTCTTCATCTTCTCGGCAACGTAGCGCACCCCGTCCACAGCCTCCTCAACGTCTGCGTGACACTTCACTGTCATCCTCTTCCTGAACTCTGTGTTCTCCGACAGGTCGCTGATCCTCCAGCCGTACCGCTTGGCCGACTCCTCGTTCACATAGAAGGAGTCGGCCCTGCCTATCCCAGACCCCTCTGCCACCCCCATTCCCCCCGCGGCCGGGGCCACTGCCACCGCCCCGTCTCTCAGCTTCAGGTCGGAGTAGGAGCGCCGCTGGTGCTTCTGGCGGAACCTCTCTCGGATGTTGGAGCTGCCCGGCCGACGCATGAACAGGAAGGAGGGGAGGCGGTGCAGGAAGAGACGTTTGACCCAGGGGGGCATGGTGTGTGTGGAGGGCGTGCGGTGGTGCACGTTGAGCACACAGACACTGGTGACGATGGAGAAGGTGACCAGCACCATGGCAAACATCAGATACTTCCCTATGAGAGGGACAGCTAGAGACGTAGGTGGGACGATCTTAGAGATCAGCAGCAGGAACACAGTGAGGGCCAGGAGGACTGAGATACACAGAGTCATCTTCTCCCCACAGTCAGACGGCAGGTAGAAGACCAGGATGGCCAGAGAGGTGATGAGGACACAGGGGATGATGAGGTTGATGGTGTAGAATAGTGGCTTGCGCTTGATGATGAAGTCATAGGTGATGTCCAGGTAGGTGATGTCAGAGGGGTCTTCGTTCTTGCGTCCCGGCAGAGACACGATGTCCCACTCACCGCTGGGCTTGAAGTCGTCACGGCTGGCGAAATCGCTGAGCAGGATCAGGTCGATTTCGGTGTGGTCGTAGGTCCAGGATCGGAACTTGAGTGTGCAGTTCTGCTGGTCAAAGGGAAAGTCGCGGACCTCGATCTTGCAGGCCGACTTGTAGATGGCGGGGGGCAGCCAGTTCACCTCTCCATTGTTGGAGACAACCGTGTTGGAGTAGAATGACACCTCATAGTTCCCATCCGCACTGAGGTGAAGAGAAGACAGAAAGGAGTCAGAACCAGCACACATTAACAGATAGGAACTATGAGGTCTCCTTCTAATATGTATCTATCGGCATTGAGAGACAGGTTaccatggggggagagagagagaggggggggggggagagacaggttaccatggggggagagagagagagaggggggggggtcagagataCCACACAGATAAATACATAGAATAAGAAGATAAATACATAGGAGAAGGATATAAATACATAGAAGATAAATAAATAGAAGAAGATAAACACAGAATATCAATACAACGAAGAAGAGAAATGCATAAAAGAAGAAGAGAAATGCATAGAAGGTCAATATATAGAAGAAAATCAATACATAGGAGAAGATAAATGCATAAAAGAAGAAGAGAAATACATAGAAGAAGAGAAACACATAGAAGAAGAAGATAAATacatacaaataaacacacaggGGTGAGAAATTGGTGAGAGGTGGCTGTTAGCATTAGgtgaagagaagacagaggaAGAAATGGTAGGTGGTGTTGTTGACTGGGCATTTGGGTTGTTGTGCTTGGGGACAAGGGACAGCGACAGGGCAAACTACATCAGACACCCCTGTCACAGGACATGCCTGAATCTGCTGAGATTTCGATTTTAGATTCTCACCAGGCCGCAGGTGTTATACATTATACATAAAAGTGTTATCAATTATAGAGCAGGTCAGGAGGAATCCAGCCATCACACTGCTCTGCTCctaagcacaaacacacacacacagacacactgctctATGCAATAAATCTACTCCTGTTCTAAATATGCAGCTGGTTAAAAGTCTCTTTACAGCTCTatacccaaacaactacctccaTACCCAAACAACTATAGCTCTATACCCAAACAACTATAGCTCTATACCCAAATAACTACCTCCATACCCAAACAACTATAGCTCTATACCCAAACAACAATAGCTCTATACCCAAACAACTATAGCTCCATACCCAAACAATTATAGCTCTATACCCAAACAACTATAGCTCTATACCCAAACAACTATAGCTCTATACACAAACAACTACCTCCATACTCAAACAACTATAGCTCTATACCCAAACAACTATAGCTCTATACACAAACAACTATAGCTCTATACACAAACAACTACCTCCATTCACAAACAACTACCTCCATACCCAAACAACTATAGCTCTATACCCAAACAACTATAGCTCTATACCCAAACAACTATAGCTCTATACCCAAACAACTATAGCTCTATACCCAAACAACTATAGCTCTATACCCAAACAACTATAGCTCTATACCCAAACAACTATAGCTCTATACCCAAGCAACTATAGCTCTATACCCAAACAACTATAGCTCTATACCCAAACAACTATAGCTCTATACCCAAACAACTATAGCTCTATACCCAAACAACTATAGCTCTATACCCAAACAACTATAGCTCTATACACAAACAACTATAGCTCAATACACAAACAACTATAGCTCTATACACAAACAACTATAGCTCTATACACAAAC is part of the Salvelinus fontinalis isolate EN_2023a chromosome 6, ASM2944872v1, whole genome shotgun sequence genome and harbors:
- the LOC129858091 gene encoding neuronal acetylcholine receptor subunit beta-2-like; translated protein: MAARMTAAFALLVLTVATALGAEIEERLVTYLLSPERYNKLIRPAVNKSQQVTIHIQVSLAQLISVNEREQIMTTNCWLTQVWNDYRLMWDPEEYEGIKKVRLPSQHIWLPDIVLYNNADGNYEVSFYSNTVVSNNGEVNWLPPAIYKSACKIEVRDFPFDQQNCTLKFRSWTYDHTEIDLILLSDFASRDDFKPSGEWDIVSLPGRKNEDPSDITYLDITYDFIIKRKPLFYTINLIIPCVLITSLAILVFYLPSDCGEKMTLCISVLLALTVFLLLISKIVPPTSLAVPLIGKYLMFAMVLVTFSIVTSVCVLNVHHRTPSTHTMPPWVKRLFLHRLPSFLFMRRPGSSNIRERFRQKHQRRSYSDLKLRDGAVAVAPAAGGMGVAEGSGIGRADSFYVNEESAKRYGWRISDLSENTEFRKRMTVKCHADVEEAVDGVRYVAEKMKSEDNDEGVIEDWKYVAMVIDRLFLWIFVFVCITGTLGLFMQPLFQSYNTPTADDLEQN